In Mytilus edulis chromosome 8, xbMytEdul2.2, whole genome shotgun sequence, the genomic window GACATTCGGGATGAATTCTGGTGCGAGCTTCTATGCTTAAATCCAATAACTTTCAGTGCCTTTCTTGGATCCTTAAATGACGAAGATTTCTGTTACATTTTGCTCTCATGCGAAACCGAATTTGAACTAGACTGTGAGCAGAAAAAACGTTTTCAATTTTTATGTGTCAAATATGTTTACAGATTTTGCAAAACATTTTCTCATTCCTAATTGACAATATGAattaagttcaaagttttgtgtgtttttttttttgttttttttcccctTCTCAATCCGAATTTACAATGTGAATTAAGTTGAAAGTAGTTTCAATTATTcttattactattttttttatttttcatttatgtatttattttttttattttttttttcgattcaaatttgtatatattgtgtTATGCTATTTTATTGTATTGATATCACTATCTCTCCTTAGggaggctaataaagatatatatatcaatatgagGGATTGAGCcaagtgattttattttcttagttaaacatgtttgtctgtatgtatttcTTTTTTGTGTGTCTTTTGCCCCCTCTGTAAATCCAGAAATAGAGATTGTGAACTggttaacatatttttaaaatatttttacccTAATATATTTATTCAACCCAATACAAGAACTTCCGCAAGTTCTCTCGTGTTATTTCTAGTAAATACTTGTGGTTCTTTTTACATTATTCAAAAATTCTAGTATTTCAATTTAACTAATCCATAAGATTTCATACTTTGGACGATTGTTTGCTtgacataatttttatttaccCATTTGTATAGGAAAAAAACTCATCCCATATACCAGGATAATAAATTTGTAAGCCAGACTCGGGTTTCGTGtacaaaagactcagcagtgacgctcgaataaacaaAAGAATAGAATTAAAAGTAAATGTGGTGCGCTCTAAGTGTCTCTTTGGTtcgattgctgtctcattgacgtcaACCTATTTATATCGAATTTATTTATAGAAATTAACGTTAAACCAAACCGAACGAAGAACGATAGCATAATTATATAGCGAATACTCAACACCCTCCATGAGACAATACGATATACAcgaacaaaatttataaacagatatATACTTGTGACACACCGACATTAAGTTAAGGCtgatattttttaatcatattcCGGACGTGTAACCCGGAAACTAACGATCATCccctaattatatatattatgtcgtTAATTTGAGAATTAAAGTGAAGtaagtaaacacattttttttactttcattctTCATTTTCTTTAATAGTCACATTTTGTCTATCtaatatatttcataatatttcatttcaaaatcaaaagctagtTTGGTTTATTTGTTTGAGTTTTAAGGTATagcagatttttattttatttttttctttctacttTGTACAGTTGTAATTATTATCTGCATTTGAACCAATCTTTACTTTGTCGGGACGTAACCAATAATCATATATATTAACGTTAAATAAAACTTGATGGCAGTTCTTTTAAAAGTCTCTATTCAATTTATTCGGGATTTGTTCAAACTTTTTTCCCGGGGGCGTAACCCAAACTCTCGTACTCCCAGTGTGTATTAGTTGTTTTCtgttatttattcaatatcatttgacatttttcaaacgttattaaaattaaaaatactatTAATACAATGTATGAAGTcatccttttaaattttttaaaaacaacatcgatttttatgaaatttctgaTTCACAAATGACCTATAGTAGCCAAAATCACACCATAAGTTCCCTATTGTGACATAATTGAATGCGAATTTTCACCAATTTTTCACTTCCCAATATTAACATCAACTTAGTCACTAGCAAAGCATTATTGGGTTAGTTACACTTCCTTAACACCCCTAAATATAAAAaccaagatgtggtatgattgccaatgagaaaactctgcacaagagaccaaaatgacacagacattaacaactattggtcactgtGAGTGGTTTTTGGCAGGTTCGCTTCCTATatctttgttaaattttatagtCGTATTTCTTGTTGAAAAAACGTCACATATAGTTGTTAAAtcctacgtcatttggtctctggtgggcTGTTGctgaaaattcaaatattaaattttaaagagaTTTCACACTAGACAATTTTACAAGTTAACTCCAACCAAGACTAGAATGTCACTTTTTGCATCTCAATATGCCAGACTTACTACATTTTGTATTGACTACATTTCCGACATTTTCGTCAGTTAGTATTAATGTAACCTCCTTGGTCAGACTTGGCAAATGCTTTAGAAATTATCTGCATTATATCTGCAAATTACTAAATGTTTTTCGGTTTTATCCTCTTAATACAAAACGGACATTTCTGTCCATCTTTAACAGGTAGAATCAGAAACAAGACACAAATGTCCATTAAACCCAGTTATAGATTTACTAGAGAAGTTTGACTGCAAATACCAATAGAATGTGTAAAATAAACATTCCTTTTAATTTAAACAGAAATCCATAATTTTGCGTCAAACCAGGCGTCATTTTCTATTCTGAAGTAAGGATTCAAtacgaaaatatagtttaattgTTAAATGGCCAAATAAATGAAttctatttaacaaaaaaataatattgatagtTTTCACAACCCGAAGAGAACTTTGTGTACATTACTTTCTATATTTTGAACTGTTAATGTGTCTATATATATACTAGCTAGCTGAGGATCAGACATGAAGAAGGAAAGGTAATACTGCATAAGTAACACTTCatcttatttgaatatttaccAAAACTTTGAGATGAATAAACGTAGTTCATActaaatattgttaaatataaTCATAATAATGTGTTCGACTATTGAAAGGCGTCGTTCTAACAAAGTTCATGGACGTATTATGTATGTTACATTAACCAACGCTCTTCAATGATTTTATCCTGTATTCTCGACTAAATTTGCGATAAATTAATGTAATAAAATTgcgaatggaaaaggggaatgtgtcaaagcgacaacaacccgaccatagagcagacaacagccgacgtccaccaataagtcttcaatgtagcaaaaaactcccgcacccggaggcgtccttcaggctttattttattaatattttaataagagcgtcactgatgagtcttgtgtagacgaaacgcgcgtctggtgtaataaattataatcctggtacatttgataactatattcagctggcccctaaacaaataagtatactatttcagtgataatagacgtcatacttaactccgaattatacacaagaaactgaaataaaaaaatcatacaagaataacaaaggccagaggctcctgacttgtgacaggcacaaaATTGcagcgggttaaacatgttttttgagatctcaaccctccccctatacctctagcaaatgtagaaaaacaaacgcacaTCAATACGCAtaataaaactcagtttaagagaagtccaagtccgatgtcaatttagttcagcgacaaatatttcattgttagCACAATTATACTCGTCGATATAATAGGAATATTATAATAAACATTCAATTGTTTCTAAATGAGAAAACATAAATGTTGACCTTATTAGAGATGTCACATGTTCTATATTTTTATCTCTCAGTTCGGAGTAAATAGAACTCTTGACTCAAGTAATGCAGGCGCACTATGGACAATCTTCAAAATAGATCTTCTCGCATCAATAGTGTCAAATGTACCGCACAAAATGCTCACATACAAATAAAGACTATATGAATAAAATGATGTGGTATGCTTACCTATGATACATCTCTCCACAAGAAcctaaatgacaaagaaataaacatatataggtcaccgtacggccttcaccaatgagctaagcccataccgcatagtcagctaaaaaaaggcccccgaaatggcaaatgtaaaacaattcaaacgagaaacgtaacggcctaatttatgtacataaaataaacgaaaaacaaatatgtaacacaccaacaaacaactaccactgaattacaggcacttgggacaggtacatacatacattATCAAATATAATGtggtagggttaaacatgttagcgggatcacaaCTTCCCCTAACCtgataacagtacaacataagaacgaactacaaaaatcagtgaaatatatcaaaaataacaGAGTttacgtggccgggtacttgtatatcccaacaacaaaaagacactaatcaatgatctgagagtactcgcagttactaacaCTTAGTTCAAAACAACTAACAATTAATAGGAAAACCCATATAATAGAAAAACATGTCTTATAAAATAACCAATTAAAATTCAAGAAACTAAAGCAAACAGTTCAAAAAGAGCAAAGGTAGGCTTATTGGGACTACATAGAAAAACTTTTTTGTGGATTACCAATGAAATAACTAGACTAACATCAGCCCACAGATACAAATCCAAAAAAGACACTGGAAATAATAATACAAGAACTGCACATCTGAAAAAAAGATGGCATATTTTCTTACAGACACTTCTGAAAATGCAGATATTCTTAATTAACAATTAAGTCAGTACAACACCAGGTGTCGAAAAGTTATTACGCAAATTATACCCACAAAGCtagtacaatacaatacaatatattttattaataaacctCAGACACATAGGTGTACAAGAGGACATCATATATACACGTATACACATGTTTATACTCAATACATTCACACTAAACATAATAATACTACATACATGGTAAAAAACTAACGTGTATTTGATGTAAGTTGATTGAGTAAACATTGTGACTAGTAACATTAATTCCTATCTGGAGTCAAATAACATCCTATACGACTTCCAATATGGTTTCCGGAAATCGAAATCATCGGAATCACAACCCATTTGAAATATAAGAAACAGACCTCATTATTATGGATTTTACCAAAACACAAATGTCTACTCTACAAATTTACAAACTATGGCATTTCAGACAGACCTCTTAAATTGTTTAAGCATTTTTTATCAGACCGTAAACAAACAGTGGTATAAACGGAATAGCATCAAATACAGTACCAGTTACATCAGGTGTGCTCCAAGGAACTGTCATTTGGGCCTACCACGATTACACAAAACTACAAGTAGATCTAAAGGCCGCTGCTAAATGGAAAGTTGATTTGCTCATGTAGATTCATCCTGGAAAATGCACAGTTCCAATCCTCACACAGAGAAAAGAAACCATTCAAACGCGATTACATCCTGCATAACCATACTTTATAACCAGCAGTAACATCAGCAAAATATCTTGGCGTAACACTACAGTCAAATTTAAAATGgaacaatttacaaaaacatcataaaaaatgcaaacaaatCTCTTGGCTTCCTGTCTTCTATAAAGTCAATCATTGACTCATTACAATGGCTGCTACCTTGATTGGCTGCAAAAAAGGACTGCCAGCTTAAGTCTAGTCTATTTTATCGCTAGTCCTTATAACAACAGATACTAAAACAAATACCAAATACGCATGCAATCGATTCGGCAAATATCCTCCTCAAAAGACAGgtacaaattatcattttttccaCAATAATACAATGGAACACACGTGGAACAATTGAAACCTTAATGGTACGATtgacatacatataaataaacttattcaaTATTAATGTGCATCTTTTTAGATCCGTTGTTGGTTGTTTTTTGTTGCTCGATCTTTAGTATTTCACAGTTTTTCATGAATTGTTTCGCCTTATCgtcgtctttttttttaaacacgatAATTTTGTTTTCGGAATACGGATTTTACAATTTTGTAGGTAGAGATGAGCGGACTTGGGACCTGTTTGAAGATTGTAGGACTGTTTTGTTGTCTTTGTTTTGTCCATGCTTATCCGACCGGAGCTCCCCCTGAAGCTTGTCAAACTAGAACTCCACAGCATAACGGAACAACCGCTTCAACTAGCGCCAAGCGCTATACAGTGACTGCTAACTCAACATACTATACTACTACAGAAAACGTTTTAGGTAAGGTGTATTAAACAGATTAAATGCAGTTACTCTAAATTATTGGTGTAAAACTCAAAAGTCTATAAATATAATGCAAAATGATTGAATTTTTTGCTTTTAAGGGAAACCCATGACACAACTGAAGGATATATAGTTTTGATTGTACAAGCTGTTCTCTCGCACTTGAAAATTTCCTCTtacaagcatatatatatatatatatatatataatttaaaagtaaaaaacacaaaaaaatcacatcataaatcgaacattgtttctgttagcgctttcaccgcatctccagcggttcatcagacagaattgttatcgttaatagtaacgacttgtgacgttacgttatagtaacgacttgtgacgttacgttatagtaacgtcatgcggtagttgtatatatatatatagacgagtggtatatatatatatatctcgtctaaacatcaacccaacgatgttagatctgtaaatttgctttcgcaaattttatgttcttccctcgccgggatttgaacccttgctactgagatatcgtgacaccaaatcgcctgcactgtagctgtcccgctagaccacacgaccacctgggcttcataaataatgaagctttcggtggccgggtgttacctttccacgtcagttttaatctagtgtcgtactacagtacatgatatataaggcatggagatgttatttttacagatcagctaaattatctatagtaaaggatcctacaaattagtGTAAGATACAgttacagaaaataattatatttatatatatacatataaacgaTCCTCATGTATTTTTtgcaatagatataagaagatgtggtatgagtgccaatgagacaactatcaatccttgtcacaaattgtaaaagtaaaccattaaactTTGTCAaatgtcaaagtacggtcttcaacacagggccttggctcacacagaacagcaagctataaagggccccgcaAATAACTAGTGTAAACCGATTCAAGCGgataaaccaacggtctaatctttataaaagataacaagaaacaagaaacacttatgaaccacaccaacaaacgacaaccactgaacaccaGGTTcgtgacttaggacaggtgcaaacaaatgcagcggattCAAACGTTTTAATAGGAAAATGTACCAACCTTCATCCTTACCCGAAAAAAAATAGACTTAAgtgttacatcacaacatagaaagacacactgtaaaataacaattgaaataatggcttaactcaatcaaagaCATATTTAaacacaagtaaacatacactgaatcTATTGTGTATGCAATACAATATGCTGGAATTGTGTGACGTTTCAAGTTGCACACTACGAACTCAGATCAGACCACCATCCGACTTTTCTATGATACTAGtagtagaaaaaaaagaaaaagtaaaaagtaatGAACGGGGTGAGTTTTGTGAATTTTCAATCTTTGTCAGCTTTTTCGGTTACCTATAGTCATAGGCGGATCTaggggggggggcctggggggcccgccccccccccttttcgtgggaaaaatttggttgattatatagggaatcattgaagcatgactggagcggcccccccccccccccccccccctttaggaaaagttctggatccgccactgcctatAGTAGTTGTCGTCTTCGTCGTTCAGTAGTCAATTATTATATCTTATCcctttttatgaatttgttttacaattaCTGTCATGGTGTAGTTAAGAACGGGTTGTGTTATAGTCTTGATGTATAGTTGTCTCAAAGCCTTCATATTACAGCTCTTCGTCGATTATTGATGTCAGAGTTATTTTTTCACAGTGACTTTAAAGGGTGTTTTAGGTACGAAGTTTAAAGGTTTCTTGATACAGATGAGAACAGCAGACCGGCAGCAAATAGTGGGAACTTTCACCGTCATAACAACTGCTGAAACCCAACTTCTACAGTGTAACAATGTGGTAAGTTAACTCATACAGTGTAACCATGTTGTTAGTTAACTTCTACAGTACAACCATATCAATTAAAACTATCTGGATAAATAAGTTTGATTTTATCGACGATTCTATGACACTATGTTGTTTATATTTGCGTTGCTTGTACATTTGTTTTTGATAAGTATTATACTGTTCTAAATAGTTTTACATGCGCTTTTTGtatacaatttgttttatatattcttttatgtttttatcagCAGACACCCAATGGATTGAGTGTATAGACGTCTGAGAAAAACACTATCTGCTTTAATGCCAAAACGTTATTATCGATAGACCgtacattttgataaataaaaaagtgaaaatttgGTGTGACTTGCAAGCCAAACATACATCAACAATGTTTTGGggattattttgatttatttttaatatcaaacaAATTACTATTAGCGAAACACTGTTtctatagtgagtctttattaaaaaaaaccttcataTCAATTTTTGCGTGTCTAATTCGTAGCTAATaatcatttcatttttcattaataatGACCCATTTGGTGATTTCAGACTGTTTTCCTCTTTAGAcgagttgttgtctttttgacacattacccatttccattctcaattttatttttatttgtatacattatctcataaacatgtttaaccccaccgcatttttgcgcctgtcttaagtcaggagcctctggcctttattagtcttgtattatttttaattttttttcttgtgtacaatttggagtttagtatggcgttcattatcactgaactcgtatatatatttcttttggggtcagctgaaggacgcctctgggtgcgggaatttcccgctgcattgaagacatgttggtgaccttctgctgttgtctgttctatggtcgggtttttgtctctttgacacattccccatttccattctcaattttcctTGTTTTAACTAACACCATGTATATGTTAACACGGTGCGATTAATGTAATTTAATTGACTTTCAGAGTGGTGCTGCAATAACCCATACTAGTAATGATAGTAAGACAGATATACAAGCGATCTGGACTCCCCCGTCACAACCTGTTGGAAACGTCATAATAACGTACGTATCTTTATGAGAATACCACAGACACTTCAGAAAAAGTTCCTATAAAccttgatattaaaaaaaatctataaaagaagGGCGAAGCTACCATAGGGACACTCAAATTcacagatcgaaaataaactgacgatgCCGTGGctaaaaaaaagacagacaaacaaaccaaaaaccaaacaaaagtacacaagacacaacatagaagagTATCTGTTTTGCAATTTTATtgtcataatccctgaaaatgtcCTTATTTGATCATTTGAAAAAGCTAATGACCACAACATACGATTTAAGTAAACATAAAGAGAGTTTTTAAACACAATGTATTcaaaagcaaaataacaaaaatactgaaaaattcaaacggaaagtccttaatcaaacgGCAAGTGATCCATATTTTTacacatttgtacatgtaccttCAGTTGGCATTAAGGATAGAAATTTTGACCGAGAAAAAATTGAATCGACATCAAAGTCCGACACGTGCTAGTGGTCAAAGGTCAAATGATTTTCTGAAACCATGTGCTTTAAATTTCTTCTGACATAGGGTACATTCAAATAACACATGGATATTAGATATGAAATACCTCTATAAAAATCCCACAGAGTCCCTACTAAAGACTTAGAAACACGAATCCCACCATAAACTGAgggcgatctcaggtgctcaaaagggtaagcagatcctgctcaacatgtggcacccgtcgtgttgctcacgTTATTAAAcccggtaaatattctaattcggtaggtcacattcgtggaaagtgaacgggattgtagttattACATAAGGAATATATCTGATATCgtttgtgaaacggatattccgtaATGGTCAACCAACACGTGATGGCGTTTCAACTTCGATTCACCACTTGGAACCCTTAGTCTAACAGCTAACTTGTGTTCAGCATCCCTCTACCGAGGAAATCATGATAGACTAGGAAATGCAAGCCCGGGAACATCGTATCCGTTGAGAGATATGTACTCCGTATACaggcgctgttggaatgttgctaaaTAGAAATGTGAAATTCACAATTGAGAAGCTAAATCATCTTTTGTGTCGTATAGTTTTGTTTCctaccgaccttcattgtcaatttctagatggaagtcaagatatgaggcagaattAACTGTATTTgtttgtatcctttatctcatcTTCGATTAGAAAGATgtgttcgacatagtcaccaaattttgaattattagtgagagaacatcatctatatagcggaaagtaaagttaaaggatattgctaacttctcttctttctttctaagaagttcttgtatgaagtcagcctgataagaataaagaaacaagtcggcaagaagaggggcacagcTGCGTATCATGGGAATGccgattgtctgttgaaaaacgtcctccaaacgtaacaaatatgttgtcaataacgCATCGAAAAAAGAATTGTTaaaaagattgacgtagcatgtgTAATGATAGACCATTCAGTTTCtcaattctgatttgtatcaacgacctcacagccttaatcCATTTAGATAAGAGTATCTACTATTTCGAATTCATTCTCGCGTTTATCCTTTAACATAACAGGTGTCGCATTATATTGGCTATTTAtataattgtgtatttcttaaGAAATTGAATTCTTTCaattattaaagtttttttaaacaatgtcTTAAAGTTGTTTTACAAGGAACAATTTACCTGAATAAAATATCTCATCTgatattgatttatttgtagagcCACAGTGGTGCAGGACTTTAAGACTTTCTGGAACAACATTGTATCAACATCAATTCAACAATCTACACCGTCCACCACAACAACTGTTGCCACAACTAAGACTACACGAGCGACAAGTTCGTCTTCAGCGATGACTGCAGGCTACGCAGGACTCATTGGGACAATGTTTGCACTGTATATCATGCACATTCTGAATTAATATTTCCTTTTCAAGATAGATCGGGAGtccattgttaattttttttttattataaatgatatttttttattgaaattaacaAGTTTGATGCAgacatgaaatttatttgtaagaATTATGATTTTTCTAACTTCACATTATATCTACTTTAACTCATTGATTGGAAAATATATCAGGGGAGATaagtcaaaaaaatattttgttcattatGGAATGTACAGTAACTTTACATGATTTGTTATTTAGTAAGGAATCAAACCCGAAAATCTTgacgacttttttttattaaatcataaaGTATAGTTTTCTTTCTATTCAAGCCAAAGGTGCTTTACCatgtataatctatacaaaatctgacaattttgcacaatttGTAACTTGGTGGAAAGTTCGATGGCCAAtacctttttaaaacatttatataaactAGATTCAAAAAGAAATCTattgaaatttatataatattgatATTGGTATTCAAGTTCAAATATTTCCTTAAATTGTATTACTCAGATAATTGAAATAGTACAAATAATGTAATAGGAAAATAAATGACATCGCAAGGGATGTACAGTACCGTGAGTGTTGATTcacacacaaataaataaaagtcCAAACGACTTTCATGATATGTTTCTGAGTGAATTGGTCTAGTTTTTATACCAATAACTTCCTATAAAATGATATTCAATccttataaatctttaaaattggaGTAATGCATTTGATTTCTCCCCCTCCTTACCTCTTTCGCacgaaaattgtatatttttgttattgaattGACCAAAAAGCTCTTGTTTAAGGTCTTCGTTTCTAGATTAACCAAACGGACGTACCTCATCCTTCTATATAACTGTCGAAGCCAATGAACAATATTTCTAAACCCTAGCAATCACTAGGGAAGTATTTGTGTCGATGTCAGGTCTTTTGTTGAGTTTGATTTGTATTACTTCCCTAAATTCGATACGATGTTGCCACTCGTCAATCAATGACTGATTGTGAGTTAATGTTGGTGAAgaaccagtggcaaatatttcaagcatatcAAGGACGAAAGCAATTTTtaaagcaataaatttcaaactgCTCAATAGGTCGACCAGGATGAAGTCGGAAGACTACATCTGGTAAAGATTGATATGTTGGGTAAGTGGCGACACTGTGCATGGAAACAGACTATCACTGGTCCGCTTAAAGAGGTGTTGAAATGATGTCTTTATGTGTCTAGTTTGGCACTATCCTAAAACTTCCATCGGACGTAGCTATGTATTTATACAC contains:
- the LOC139484606 gene encoding putative defense protein produces the protein MSGLGTCLKIVGLFCCLCFVHAYPTGAPPEACQTRTPQHNGTTASTSAKRYTVTANSTYYTTTENVLVTLKGVLGTKFKGFLIQMRTADRQQIVGTFTVITTAETQLLQCNNVSGAAITHTSNDSKTDIQAIWTPPSQPVGNVIITATVVQDFKTFWNNIVSTSIQQSTPSTTTTVATTKTTRATSSSSAMTAGYAGLIGTMFALYIMHILN